One genomic window of Branchiostoma lanceolatum isolate klBraLanc5 chromosome 5, klBraLanc5.hap2, whole genome shotgun sequence includes the following:
- the LOC136435913 gene encoding adenosine receptor A3-like: MGFPNISLEAVTNLTSITSGVLTKVTNVTEQLLGGLLHHFVTRHVNVTYDLAKNVTNITAEGVGSLLNVTENIGIYICDFIFSNTTTTGDAVSYDPADCGLYGLYPPIKYLLILILIASTLWALFGNGCLIGVILTDDDMQEPGNIFLCALALCDIAQCLMYSPSTIQSLLSGEPPGWLGCRIQAFLVQFLSCLTIYLQAGLLFCRWVHIAFPYHFASHLASPRLALGMAACFIVALVPPLVGLVRVGRVSTWALDVASADIAKPVSLLLPCTPGGTESTVTMFLCGLGVTIMCCIAGCICKVAWDSQKNHDRNQAWLAQADQLWRKMEAVKTFGIVVGVQWVSWVPLIILGTLVKFGGITAHTTAIWGDFTYSIMQTSTFSDSIVYAYRNDVYRKAMKKAYRKMRNLINDF, translated from the exons ATGGGGTTCCCCAACATCTCGCTTGAAGCCGTCACAAACCTGACCTCCATCACAAGTGGCGTTCTCACCAAAGTCACCAACGTCACGGAACAACTTCTCGGGGGCCTTCTACACCACTTTGTGACACGTCATGTAAACGTCACCTATGACCTTGCCAAGAATGTAACTAACATCACAGCAGAAGGCGTCGGCAGCCTTCTAAACGTCACAGAAAATATAGGCATCTATATATGCGACTTCATCTTCAGTAACACCACTACAACCGGGGATGCGGTGAGCTATGATCCAGCCGACTGTGGTTTGTACGGCCTCTACCCACCGATCAAGTATCTACTAATCCTCATCCTCATCGCCAGCACACTCTGGGCACTCTTTGGCAACGGCTGTCTAATAGGTGTCATTTTGACTGACGACGACATGCAG GAACCGGGTAATATTTTCCTGTGTGCCCTGGCTCTCTGCGACATTGCCCAGTGTCTGATGTACTCGCCTAGCACCATCCAAAGTCTGCTGAGCGGCGAACCTCCCGGCTGGCTTGGGTGTAGGATCCAAGCTTTCCTGGTCCAGTTCCTGTCCTGTCTGACCATCTACCTGCAGGCGGGCCTCTTGTTCTGCCGCTGGGTACACATCGCGTTTCCCTACCACTTCGCTTCGCACCTGGCAAGCCCCCGACTCGCCCTCGGCATGGCCGCCTGCTTCATCGTCGCTCTGGTGCCGCCTCTGGTCGGGCTCGTACGGGTCGGGCGTGTATCAACCTGGGCACTAGACGTGGCTTCCGCCGACATCGCGAAGCCTGTGAGCCTGCTGTTACCGTGTACCCCTGGCGGCACAGAGAGCACCGTCACCATGTTCCTGTGCGGCCTCGGAGTGACCATCATGTGCTGCATTGCCGGCTGCATCTGCAAGGTGGCATGGGACAGCCAGAAGAATCACGACAGGAACCAGGCCTGGCTCGCCCAAGCAGACCAACTGTGGAGGAAAATGGAAGCTGTCAAGACGTTCGGAATCGTTGTGGGGGTCCAGTGGGTCTCTTGGGTTCCGTTGATAATTCTGGGGACCCTGGTCAAGTTTGGAGGCATCACAGCTCACACAACGGCCATCTGGGGGGACTTCACCTACAGCATCATGCAAACCTCGACCTTTTCAGATTCAATCGTCTACGCCTATCGCAACGACGTCTACCGCAAGGCCATGAAAAAGGCATACCGCAAGATGCGAAACCTCATAAATGATTTCTAA
- the LOC136435586 gene encoding acyl-coenzyme A amino acid N-acyltransferase 1-like: protein MGSQVQLLVTPAKALVDDKVDITVERLAPRQPVTLHARLVEGTARFQSYAHYRADDAGRVIVAKQASLGGLYTGVEQMGLFWSMQPSPGQKPGLRLRKKDVSTPFLVDFSVHEGHVDMMREENLPWLATTTVERWYLGDGVKRIPVREGRVRGTLFLPPGDGLFAGVIDMYGSAGGLAEYRAALLASRGFAALALAVFAYDDLTSDLFSIDLDYFEEATEWLLSHRNVQNHGVGIVATSKGGEIALSMAAHMDKVAAVVTIGSYSAVTGAPLPYKDTVFPCAPFLLEKVVETKEGYLDIRNGVDTTKEPGIKACVQVENAQCPIMFVAGDDDLNVKAVFYANQAIGRMKAHGKTNYTLLQYPGAGHLIEPPYTPLCGLLYHTVYQMCMLTGGEPKSHAAAQEDSWHNILDFFRKHVDRRPQSRL, encoded by the exons ATGGGCAGCCAGGTGCAGCTGTTGGTGACTCCAGCCAAAGCCCTGGTTGATGACAAGGTGGACATCACCGTGGAGAGACTGGCTCCCAGACAACCGGTCACCTTACATGCACGGCTGGTGGAGGGGACCGCCCGCTTCCAGTCATACGCACACTACAGGGCTGATGACGCGGGGAGGGTTATCGTGGCCAAACAGGCTTCGCTGGGAGGGCTGTATACTG GTGTTGAACAGATGGGTCTGTTCTGGAGCATGCAGCCCTCACCTGGTCAGAAACCTGGACTCCGTCTCAGGAAGAAAGACGTCTCGACGCCGTTCCTGGTAGACTTTAGTGTGCACGAAGGACATGTCGATATGATGAGAGAAGAGAATCTGCCCTGGCTCGCGACTACAACCGTAGAGAGATGGTACCTGGGGGACGGAGTGAAGAGGATACCGGTGAGAGAAGGGCGTGTCCGAGGAACGCTGTTTCTACCTCCAG GTGACGGTTTGTTTGCCGGAGTCATCGACATGTATGGATCTGCCGGAGGTTTGGCGGAGTACCGCGCGGCGCTGCTGGCATCACGAGGTTTCGCAGCACTGGCCCTGGCGGTCTTCGCCTATGACGACCTTACAAGTGATTTATTCAGCATTGACCTAGACTATTTTGAG GAAGCAACGGAATGGCTACTTAGTCATCGAAATGTCCAGAACCATGGTGTGGGCATTGTGGCCACCTCAAAGGGAGGAGAGATAGCCTTGAGTATGGCAGCACACATGGACAAG GTTGCTGCTGTAGTAACCATCGGGTCTTATTCTGCCGTGACTGGCGCTCCACTGCCTTATAAGGACACAGTCTTTCCTTGTGCACC ATTTTTACTTGAAAAAGTTGTGGAGACCAAAGAGGGATATTTAGATATAAGAAACGGCGTGGATACCACCAAAGAGCCGGGTATAAAGGCGTGTGTTCAG GTGGAGAATGCTCAGTGTCCCATCATGTTTGTAGCAGGAGATGATGATCTCAATGTGAAAGCAGttttctatgcaaatcag GCCATTGGTAGAATGAAGGCTCACGGGAAGACTAACTACACGCTGCTGCAGTACCCAGGAGCAGGACATCTGATAGAACCACCGTACACGCCTCTCTGTGGCTTGCTCTACCATACCGTCTACC AGATGTGCATGCTCACGGGAGGTGAGCCTAAAAGTCACGCCGCAGCCCAGGAGGACTCGTGGCACAATATCCTGGATTTCTTCAGGAAACATGTAGACAGGAGACCACAAAGCAGGCTCTAA